Proteins encoded in a region of the Poecilia reticulata strain Guanapo linkage group LG14, Guppy_female_1.0+MT, whole genome shotgun sequence genome:
- the slc25a15b gene encoding solute carrier family 25 member 15b, whose amino-acid sequence MIMAPHQVIQAIIDLSAGAIGGAACVFSGQPLDTAKVKMQTFPSLYRGSIHCILSTYKQDGVRGLYQGTIPALMANIAENSVLFMSYGFCQQVIRFAAGLHHDAVLSNMQKACAGSVASIFSSLVLCPTELVKCRLQAMYEMEMSGKIAKSNNSVWSVVKSIMRNEGPQGFFQGLTTTIAREVPGYFCFFGAYEVCRTGFADYMECEKDDIGAVPIALSGGIGGACLWLVVYPMDCVKSRIQVMSMTRKQAGFFKTFMTIARSEGVRALYSGLTPTIVRCFPANGALFLGYEVSRKLMMKQFDN is encoded by the exons ATGATCATGGCTCCACACCAAGTGATCCAGGCCATCATCGATCTCTCTGCAGGAGCAATTG GAGGGGCTGCCTGTGTCTTCAGCGGTCAGCCTCTGGACACAGCGAAGGTAAAGATGCAGACCTTTCCCTCTCTGTACCGGGGTTCCATCCACTGCATCCTCTCCACCTACAAACAAGATGGCGTGCGTGGGCTGTACCAGGGCACCATCCCGGCGCTGATGGCCAACATCGCAGAGAACTCTGTTCTGTTCATGAGCTACGGCTTCTGCCAGCAGGTCATCCGCTTTGCAGCTGGACTGCACCACGACGCTGTGCTGAG CAACATGCAGAAAGCCTGTGCTGGTTCTGTAGCTTCTATCTTCTCCTCACTCGTCCTCTGCCCCACTGAGCTGGTGAAGTGTCGACTACAAGCCATGTATGAGATGGAAATGTCTGGAAAGATTGCCAAAAGCAAcaa CTCGGTGTGGTCGGTGGTGAAGTCCATTATGAGGAACGAGGGTCCGCAGGGCTTCTTCCAGGGACTGACCACCACCATAGCCAGAGAGGTTCCCGGGTACTTCTGCTTCTTTGGCGCCTATGAAGTCTGCAGGACTGGATTCGCAGACTACATGGAATGTGAAAAAGATGATATAG GAGCGGTTCCGATCGCACTCAGCGGCGGCATCGGGGGCGCGTGCCTTTGGTTGGTGGTCTACCCCATGGACTGTGTCAAATCTCGGATTCAGGTCATGTCCATGACGAGGAAGCAGGCGGGGTTTTTCAAAACCTTCATGACCATCGCTCGCTCCGAAG GAGTGAGGGCGCTGTACTCCGGCCTCACCCCCACCATCGTGCGCTGCTTCCCCGCTAACGGAGCGCTGTTCCTGGGTTACGAGGTCAGCAGGAAGCTGATGATGAAGCAGTTCGACAACTGA